One genomic region from Evansella sp. LMS18 encodes:
- the fsa gene encoding fructose-6-phosphate aldolase, which produces MKFFIDTANIDEIKEAHELGILSGVTTNPSLVAKEGVDFHDRLKEITSIVKEGSVSAEVVAEDAEGMIEEGKELAAIAPNITVKVPMTLEGLKAVKAFSELNIKTNVTLVFSANQALLAARAGATYVSPFLGRLDDIGQDGLELISKISEIFYTHDISTELIAASVRHPVHVTEAAARGAHIATIPMKVIRQLVEHPLTDAGIEKFLNDWNNANK; this is translated from the coding sequence ATGAAATTCTTTATTGATACTGCGAACATTGATGAAATTAAAGAGGCGCATGAATTAGGCATTCTTTCAGGGGTAACAACAAACCCTTCATTAGTTGCTAAGGAAGGCGTTGACTTCCACGACCGTCTTAAAGAGATTACAAGCATTGTGAAAGAAGGCTCTGTCAGTGCCGAGGTAGTGGCTGAGGATGCTGAAGGAATGATTGAAGAGGGGAAAGAACTTGCTGCTATCGCGCCTAACATTACCGTTAAAGTTCCAATGACACTTGAAGGGCTAAAAGCTGTAAAGGCATTCAGCGAGCTTAACATTAAGACGAACGTAACTCTTGTTTTTTCAGCTAACCAGGCACTTCTGGCGGCAAGGGCAGGGGCTACTTATGTATCACCTTTCCTTGGAAGACTTGATGATATCGGACAGGACGGCCTTGAACTTATATCTAAAATATCCGAAATATTCTATACCCACGACATTTCTACGGAGCTGATCGCCGCTTCCGTACGCCACCCTGTACATGTTACAGAAGCTGCAGCAAGAGGAGCGCATATTGCCACTATCCCAATGAAGGTAATCCGCCAGCTTGTAGAACACCCGTTAACTGACGCGGGGATTGAAAAATTCTTGAATGACTGGAACAATGCAAATAAATAA
- the fba gene encoding class II fructose-1,6-bisphosphate aldolase translates to MPLVSMKEMLETAKAEGYAVGQFNLNNMEFTQAILQAAEEEQSPVILGVSEGAARYMGGFHTVVTLVEALMAEYETTVPVAIHLDHGSSFEKCVEAMYAGFTSVMIDGSHFPLEENIALTQKVVDVAHTLGISVEAELGRIGGQEDDLIVDDAEAAYAIPSECDQLVRETNVDCFAPALGSVHGPYKGEPNLGFDRMEEVGKLTGVPLVLHGGTGIPTKDIQKAISLGTAKINVNTESQISSAKAVRETLDANPDMYDPRKYLGPARDAIKETVKGKMREFGSSNKA, encoded by the coding sequence ATGCCTTTAGTATCAATGAAAGAAATGCTGGAAACAGCTAAAGCAGAAGGATATGCGGTTGGTCAGTTCAACCTGAACAACATGGAGTTTACCCAGGCAATTCTTCAGGCTGCTGAAGAAGAACAGTCACCGGTAATTCTGGGAGTTTCAGAAGGTGCTGCACGTTACATGGGTGGTTTCCACACAGTTGTTACACTTGTTGAGGCGCTTATGGCTGAATACGAGACAACAGTACCTGTTGCCATTCACCTGGACCACGGTTCAAGCTTCGAAAAGTGTGTAGAGGCAATGTATGCAGGGTTTACTTCTGTAATGATCGACGGCTCACACTTCCCGCTGGAAGAGAACATTGCTTTAACGCAAAAAGTGGTGGACGTAGCCCATACACTTGGTATTTCTGTAGAAGCGGAATTAGGCCGTATCGGCGGACAGGAAGACGACTTAATCGTAGACGATGCAGAAGCAGCTTACGCTATCCCTTCTGAGTGCGATCAGCTTGTACGTGAAACAAATGTTGACTGCTTTGCACCAGCATTGGGTTCTGTACACGGACCTTATAAAGGCGAGCCTAACTTAGGTTTCGACCGTATGGAGGAAGTAGGGAAACTTACAGGTGTTCCTTTAGTGCTTCACGGTGGTACAGGCATTCCAACTAAAGATATTCAAAAAGCGATCTCTCTTGGAACTGCTAAAATTAACGTAAACACTGAAAGCCAAATTTCATCTGCGAAAGCAGTTCGCGAAACATTAGATGCAAACCCTGATATGTACGACCCACGTAAATATTTAGGACCTGCACGCGATGCAATCAAAGAAACCGTTAAAGGTAAAATGAGAGAATTCGGATCTTCTAATAAAGCATAA
- a CDS encoding response regulator, which yields MGKKLLIVDDQFGIRVLLNEVFEKDGYETMQASNGKQALKIIEEKEPDIILLDMKIPGMDGLEILKEIKKMDVKSHVIMMTAYGELEMINEAMRLGALTHFAKPFDIDEVRAEVRKYLND from the coding sequence ATGGGGAAAAAATTACTCATTGTAGATGACCAGTTTGGAATACGGGTATTGCTTAACGAGGTTTTTGAGAAAGATGGCTATGAAACAATGCAGGCATCTAACGGCAAACAGGCACTGAAAATAATAGAAGAGAAGGAGCCAGACATTATTCTCCTCGATATGAAGATTCCAGGCATGGATGGTCTGGAAATCCTGAAGGAAATAAAAAAAATGGATGTGAAATCCCACGTAATAATGATGACCGCCTATGGGGAACTGGAAATGATCAACGAAGCAATGCGCTTAGGGGCCCTGACCCATTTTGCCAAGCCGTTTGATATTGACGAGGTACGGGCCGAGGTTCGTAAATATCTTAATGACTGA
- a CDS encoding DUF2529 family protein — protein MKLITLLDRKDGEQMKVFQTQLQGLLNKYEEYEDKTEDFARIISQTIISDGQLWIYGEKEMHGITDQALSGTDALPTIMEAVPDSAFSSLDTILIWSPDPLSEDAHKIASAAKKAGAQVLGFTSDLNKNKEEEVQGDLWQEECSMFLSTGVKGGLVPTEEGNRIGAPHLLTALHLYYLVFFNVMEFLEEHEM, from the coding sequence ATGAAATTAATAACTCTGCTTGATAGAAAGGATGGGGAACAAATGAAAGTTTTCCAAACACAGCTCCAGGGGCTGCTGAATAAATACGAAGAATATGAAGATAAGACGGAAGATTTTGCCCGGATCATCTCCCAGACGATTATTAGTGACGGGCAGTTGTGGATATACGGCGAAAAAGAAATGCATGGGATTACGGATCAGGCACTGTCAGGTACCGATGCTTTGCCAACAATCATGGAAGCAGTTCCCGATTCCGCTTTCTCTTCTCTGGATACTATACTCATCTGGTCACCTGACCCTCTGAGTGAAGACGCCCATAAAATCGCTTCAGCTGCAAAAAAGGCGGGAGCGCAGGTTCTCGGGTTCACTTCAGATCTGAATAAAAATAAAGAGGAAGAGGTTCAGGGTGATCTCTGGCAGGAAGAATGCAGCATGTTTTTATCAACCGGGGTGAAAGGAGGCCTCGTTCCTACTGAAGAAGGGAATCGAATCGGCGCCCCCCATCTTCTGACAGCTCTGCACCTTTATTACCTTGTCTTCTTTAATGTAATGGAATTCCTGGAAGAGCATGAGATGTAA
- a CDS encoding CTP synthase → MATKYIFVTGGVVSSLGKGITAASLGRLLKNRGLKVTIQKFDPYINVDPGTMSPYQHGEVFVTGDGAETDLDLGHYERFIDINLNKYSNVTTGKVYSSVLRKERRGDYLGGTVQVIPHITNEIKDRVFRAAREGNPDVVITEIGGTVGDIESLPFLEAIRQIKSDVGAGNVMYIHCTLIPYLAAAGEMKSKPTQHSVKELRSLGIQPNVIVVRTERPVPEDMKDKIALFCDIEKEAVIEARDAETLYEVPLELQNQHLDDYVCKHLGLECEEADMEEWIGLVEKVKNLNKTVKIALVGKYVALQDAYLSVAEALKHAGYRFDADVEIEWVHSEDVTRENVSELLAGMDGILVPGGFGDRGVEGKIAAIEYARINKIPFLGICLGMQLASVEFARNVLGLEGAHSSELNPDTKYPIIDLLPEQIDIEDFGGTLRLGLYPCKLQEGTAAYRAYEDTVVYERHRHRYEFNNTYREQMAEAGFIFSGTSPDGRLVEIIEIEDHPYFVASQFHPEFVSRPTRPQPLFRDFIEASLIKREG, encoded by the coding sequence ATGGCAACGAAGTATATTTTTGTAACCGGCGGTGTGGTATCGTCACTAGGAAAAGGAATAACAGCCGCATCACTGGGCCGGCTGTTAAAAAACCGCGGGCTGAAGGTCACAATTCAGAAGTTTGACCCGTACATTAACGTGGATCCAGGCACAATGAGTCCTTATCAGCACGGAGAAGTATTTGTTACTGGCGACGGTGCGGAAACGGACCTGGATTTAGGGCACTACGAGCGATTCATTGACATTAATCTCAATAAGTACAGCAATGTCACAACAGGTAAAGTGTACTCTTCTGTGCTCAGGAAAGAGCGTCGCGGAGATTACTTAGGCGGGACTGTACAGGTAATCCCCCATATTACAAATGAAATTAAAGACCGGGTTTTCCGCGCAGCCAGGGAAGGTAATCCTGATGTTGTTATAACGGAAATCGGCGGTACTGTTGGAGATATTGAGAGCCTTCCTTTCCTTGAGGCGATCCGCCAGATCAAGAGTGATGTCGGCGCAGGGAATGTGATGTACATTCACTGTACATTAATTCCATATCTTGCTGCTGCAGGGGAAATGAAATCAAAGCCGACACAGCACAGTGTTAAAGAGCTGCGCAGCCTTGGAATTCAGCCAAATGTAATTGTTGTCCGTACAGAGCGTCCGGTACCGGAAGATATGAAGGATAAAATCGCTTTATTCTGTGACATTGAAAAAGAAGCAGTCATTGAAGCGAGGGATGCTGAGACTCTTTATGAAGTTCCTCTTGAGCTTCAGAATCAGCACCTGGATGACTATGTTTGTAAGCATCTTGGTCTCGAGTGTGAAGAGGCAGATATGGAAGAATGGATCGGCCTTGTAGAGAAAGTGAAGAACTTAAACAAAACTGTGAAAATCGCCCTCGTTGGTAAATATGTAGCGTTGCAGGATGCCTATCTATCAGTTGCAGAAGCGCTTAAGCATGCAGGTTACCGTTTTGATGCTGATGTGGAGATTGAATGGGTTCACTCAGAAGATGTAACGCGTGAAAATGTTTCCGAACTTCTGGCAGGTATGGACGGTATCCTTGTTCCTGGAGGATTCGGTGACCGTGGTGTAGAAGGAAAAATTGCCGCTATTGAATATGCCCGTATTAATAAAATCCCATTCCTCGGCATCTGTCTCGGTATGCAGCTTGCTTCTGTGGAATTTGCCCGTAATGTGCTCGGCCTTGAAGGAGCTCATTCTTCCGAGCTTAATCCGGATACGAAATACCCAATTATTGACTTGCTTCCAGAGCAGATCGATATTGAAGATTTCGGCGGCACACTTCGTCTTGGCCTATACCCTTGTAAGCTTCAGGAAGGAACTGCGGCTTACAGAGCCTATGAGGATACTGTAGTTTATGAGCGTCACCGCCACCGCTATGAGTTCAACAACACGTACCGTGAACAAATGGCAGAGGCTGGATTTATTTTCTCAGGAACAAGTCCTGATGGAAGGTTAGTGGAAATCATTGAGATTGAAGACCACCCATACTTTGTGGCTTCTCAGTTCCACCCGGAATTTGTTTCCCGTCCGACTCGTCCACAGCCATTGTTCCGTGACTTTATCGAAGCGAGCCTTATAAAAAGAGAAGGATAA
- the rpoE gene encoding DNA-directed RNA polymerase subunit delta, which produces MSIKQFSEAELKEMAMLEVAYELLRESNSPVDYYTLLKQVADAKGLSEEKTKERIAHLYTEMSIDGRFVNVGDNRWGLRAWYPFDQTEEELSLETKARKKKRKDEEDDDFFDAEDDFDEFEDLEDELDELANEEDEDFESSDDEKIPDDEELDDSFDSDLEDEESPKEDDDELV; this is translated from the coding sequence GTGAGCATTAAACAATTCAGTGAGGCTGAACTTAAAGAAATGGCGATGCTTGAGGTAGCTTACGAGCTTTTAAGGGAGTCCAATAGTCCGGTCGATTATTACACTCTGCTGAAGCAGGTAGCGGACGCGAAGGGTCTTTCCGAAGAAAAGACGAAGGAGCGTATTGCCCATTTATATACAGAGATGTCCATAGATGGCCGTTTTGTAAATGTAGGGGACAATCGCTGGGGCCTTCGTGCATGGTACCCGTTTGACCAGACAGAGGAGGAGCTCTCCCTGGAAACAAAGGCTCGTAAAAAGAAACGTAAAGATGAAGAAGATGATGATTTCTTCGATGCGGAAGATGATTTCGACGAGTTCGAGGATCTGGAAGACGAGCTGGACGAGCTGGCTAATGAGGAAGATGAAGATTTTGAATCCTCAGATGATGAAAAGATACCTGATGATGAGGAGCTGGATGACAGTTTTGACTCTGACCTGGAAGATGAAGAATCTCCTAAAGAGGATGACGACGAACTGGTTTAA
- the icmF gene encoding fused isobutyryl-CoA mutase/GTPase IcmF — protein sequence MNRYQPKNSVRFVTASSLFDGHDASINIMRRMLQASGAEVIHLGHNRSVDEVVQAAIQEDVQGIAISSYQGGHVEYFKYLYDLLQEKGASHIQIFGGGGGVIVPPEIKELHEYGIRRIFSPEDGRQKGLQGMIDEMMEACDFPLDNVEGLNGESLRNREFSTVARLISIAERRTFEDEVSEAAAALFEEEVASQQLPETPVLGITGTGGAGKSSLTDELVRRYLRAFEDKSLAILSVDPTKKKTGGALLGDRIRMNAIHNPRVYMRSLATRDSRQELSKAVEEAIRVVKRAGYDLIIVETSGIGQGDAAITDVADVSMYVMTSEFGAPSQLEKIDMIDFADIVAINKFDRKGSEDALREVRKAYQRSHELFDKQPDEMPVYGSIASQFNDPGTNRLFYELIQVMNNKLETGWETELGKGEEITLKKVIIPSEQIHYLREISQSLKKYHNETLEEVQKARRVFQIEGALEALEEQGADGATDSLTELKTKYADSMQEETKRALENWEKKKEAYKQDQFVTKIRDKEIVTELKTRSLSGLDIPKVALPKFEDYGEIIRWIRGENVPGEFPYTAGVFPFKRKGEDPKRQFAGEGSPARTNRRFHYLSKDDEAKRLSTAFDSVTLYGEDPGYRPDIYGKVGESGVSICTLDDMKILYDGFDLCAPSTSVSMTINGPAPIILAMFMNTAIAQQVEAFTSQNGREPSEQEFEQIKAYTLATVRGTVQADILKEDQGQNTCIFSTEFALRMMGDIQQYFIDHKVRNYYSVSISGYHIAEAGANPISQLAFTLANGFTYVEYYLSRGMNVNDFAPNLSFFFSNGLDPEYTVIGRVARRIWAVAMREKYGANERSQKLKYHIQTSGRSLHAQEVDFNDIRTTLQALLAIYDNCNSLHTNAYDEAVTTPTEESVRRAMAIQMIITKEMGLAKSENPFQGSFIVEELTDLVEEAVLLELERMSDRGGVLGAMETQYQRGKIQEESLLYETKKHNGELPIIGVNTYLNPNAPSEDDFEMELARATKEEKEGQISSLKEFQEKNSVKAPEALQRLKKTALSGGNLFEELMETVKYASLGQITEALYEVGGQYRRNL from the coding sequence ATGAACCGTTACCAACCGAAAAATTCAGTCCGTTTTGTTACAGCTTCCAGTTTATTTGATGGGCATGATGCATCCATCAATATTATGAGGCGTATGCTGCAGGCATCTGGTGCTGAAGTAATTCACCTTGGCCATAACCGTTCCGTGGATGAAGTGGTTCAGGCAGCCATCCAGGAAGACGTCCAGGGAATCGCGATTTCCTCGTACCAGGGCGGCCATGTGGAATACTTCAAGTATTTATACGATTTACTGCAGGAAAAAGGCGCTTCTCATATTCAAATCTTCGGCGGGGGCGGCGGAGTTATTGTTCCCCCTGAAATAAAGGAGCTCCATGAGTATGGAATCCGGCGAATTTTTTCACCAGAGGACGGCCGCCAGAAAGGGCTTCAGGGGATGATCGATGAAATGATGGAAGCTTGTGATTTTCCTCTGGATAATGTGGAAGGACTCAATGGAGAAAGCCTTCGCAACAGGGAATTCAGCACTGTAGCCCGCTTAATAAGCATTGCTGAAAGACGCACTTTTGAAGACGAAGTATCCGAAGCGGCAGCAGCCTTGTTTGAAGAGGAAGTGGCAAGCCAGCAGCTCCCTGAAACCCCTGTACTCGGAATCACCGGTACTGGAGGAGCGGGAAAGAGCTCTCTCACTGATGAACTTGTCCGCCGTTACCTAAGAGCTTTTGAAGATAAGTCACTTGCCATTCTTTCCGTTGACCCGACGAAAAAGAAGACTGGCGGGGCGCTGCTCGGGGACCGTATCCGAATGAACGCCATCCATAACCCGAGAGTTTATATGCGGTCGCTGGCAACAAGAGACAGCCGCCAGGAGCTTTCCAAAGCAGTTGAAGAGGCAATCCGTGTTGTAAAGCGGGCAGGCTACGATTTAATTATTGTGGAAACAAGCGGAATCGGACAGGGTGATGCGGCAATCACAGATGTAGCAGATGTTTCTATGTATGTAATGACGAGCGAATTCGGGGCGCCATCCCAGCTTGAAAAAATCGATATGATCGATTTCGCCGATATTGTGGCAATCAACAAATTTGACCGTAAAGGATCCGAGGATGCTCTCCGGGAAGTCAGGAAAGCTTACCAGAGAAGCCATGAGCTATTTGATAAACAGCCTGATGAAATGCCGGTTTACGGCTCGATTGCCAGCCAGTTTAACGACCCTGGCACGAACAGGCTTTTCTATGAGCTTATTCAGGTCATGAACAATAAACTGGAGACAGGATGGGAAACAGAGCTTGGTAAAGGGGAAGAAATCACTTTAAAGAAAGTAATTATCCCTTCTGAACAAATCCACTACCTGAGGGAAATTTCCCAGTCTCTGAAAAAATACCATAACGAGACTCTTGAAGAAGTACAGAAAGCCCGGAGAGTTTTTCAAATCGAAGGGGCTCTGGAAGCGCTGGAAGAGCAGGGAGCCGACGGTGCGACAGACAGCCTTACAGAGCTGAAAACCAAGTATGCGGACAGCATGCAGGAAGAAACGAAACGGGCGCTTGAGAACTGGGAGAAGAAGAAAGAGGCTTATAAGCAGGACCAGTTTGTCACGAAAATCCGTGATAAAGAGATTGTTACCGAGCTGAAAACGCGAAGCCTTTCAGGTCTTGATATACCAAAAGTGGCCCTTCCTAAATTTGAAGATTACGGGGAAATCATCCGCTGGATCCGCGGGGAAAACGTACCTGGTGAATTCCCGTATACAGCCGGGGTGTTTCCGTTTAAGCGCAAGGGAGAAGATCCGAAGCGTCAGTTTGCGGGGGAAGGAAGCCCGGCAAGGACGAACCGCCGTTTCCATTATCTGTCCAAAGACGATGAAGCGAAACGTTTAAGTACAGCTTTTGACTCTGTAACTTTGTACGGGGAAGATCCAGGCTACCGTCCGGATATTTACGGAAAAGTGGGCGAGAGTGGCGTAAGCATCTGTACTCTTGATGATATGAAAATACTTTACGATGGTTTTGATCTGTGCGCCCCATCTACGTCTGTTTCTATGACAATCAACGGCCCTGCGCCAATCATTCTCGCCATGTTTATGAATACGGCGATCGCACAGCAGGTTGAAGCATTCACTTCCCAGAACGGCAGGGAGCCAAGTGAACAGGAATTTGAGCAAATCAAGGCTTACACTCTGGCAACTGTGAGAGGTACGGTACAGGCGGATATTTTGAAAGAGGACCAGGGGCAGAATACTTGTATTTTTTCCACGGAATTCGCTCTCAGAATGATGGGAGATATCCAGCAGTACTTTATCGATCATAAAGTGAGAAACTATTACTCCGTTTCTATCAGCGGCTATCACATCGCTGAGGCAGGTGCGAACCCGATCAGCCAGCTCGCCTTTACTCTCGCGAATGGTTTTACGTATGTGGAGTATTACCTGAGCCGGGGAATGAATGTAAATGATTTCGCCCCTAACCTTAGCTTCTTCTTCAGTAACGGGCTGGATCCGGAATATACGGTTATCGGCCGTGTTGCGAGAAGAATCTGGGCTGTGGCGATGCGAGAAAAATACGGTGCAAACGAACGAAGCCAGAAGCTGAAGTACCATATCCAGACTTCCGGAAGGTCCCTTCATGCGCAGGAAGTGGATTTCAATGATATCAGGACGACACTGCAGGCATTGCTCGCCATTTATGATAACTGTAACTCCCTTCATACGAATGCTTATGATGAAGCGGTGACGACACCGACGGAGGAAAGTGTGCGCCGGGCAATGGCAATCCAGATGATTATCACGAAGGAGATGGGCCTTGCGAAAAGTGAAAACCCATTCCAGGGATCTTTCATTGTGGAAGAGCTGACAGACCTGGTGGAAGAAGCGGTACTTCTTGAGCTGGAACGAATGAGCGACAGAGGCGGCGTTCTAGGAGCGATGGAAACCCAGTATCAGCGTGGCAAAATCCAGGAAGAGTCTCTTCTCTATGAAACGAAGAAGCATAACGGAGAGCTGCCGATCATCGGAGTTAACACATATTTAAACCCTAATGCTCCTTCGGAAGATGATTTTGAAATGGAACTTGCACGGGCGACTAAGGAAGAAAAAGAAGGACAAATTTCAAGCCTGAAGGAATTCCAGGAGAAAAACAGCGTTAAAGCACCTGAAGCTTTACAGAGGCTGAAAAAGACAGCTCTCAGCGGAGGCAACTTATTTGAAGAGCTTATGGAAACAGTAAAGTACGCAAGTCTCGGCCAGATTACCGAAGCACTCTATGAAGTGGGCGGCCAGTACCGTCGAAACCTATAA
- a CDS encoding TetR/AcrR family transcriptional regulator → MKKKQVPSMVKDQRLVNKRREQIVKAAVKLFNKKGYHGTTTREVAQASGFSIGTLYEYIGSKEDILYLVCDAVYDEVVEKWEGLMDTKLKGLERLQQVISSYFQVVDVLQDEVLVMYQETKSLSADALNYVLQKELSMKSMFEKELRACMEAGLIQLEEEEVSLACHNILVAGHMWTFRRWSVQKEFDFDSYCKWQMNQLFSGFRIKEKASELHS, encoded by the coding sequence TTGAAAAAGAAACAAGTCCCATCGATGGTGAAAGACCAGAGGCTTGTTAATAAGCGCCGGGAGCAGATTGTAAAAGCCGCAGTTAAGCTTTTCAATAAAAAAGGCTATCACGGCACTACGACGAGGGAGGTCGCTCAGGCTTCCGGGTTTAGTATTGGGACATTGTATGAGTATATCGGTTCCAAGGAAGACATTTTATACCTGGTCTGTGACGCTGTGTATGATGAAGTCGTGGAAAAGTGGGAAGGCCTGATGGATACAAAACTGAAAGGCCTTGAGCGCCTGCAGCAGGTTATCAGTTCCTATTTCCAGGTGGTGGATGTTCTTCAGGATGAGGTGCTCGTTATGTATCAGGAAACGAAGTCGTTATCGGCAGACGCGCTAAATTATGTGCTTCAGAAAGAGTTAAGCATGAAATCGATGTTTGAAAAAGAACTGAGGGCCTGCATGGAAGCAGGACTCATCCAGCTTGAGGAAGAAGAAGTTTCTCTTGCCTGCCATAATATCCTCGTTGCAGGGCATATGTGGACATTCAGGCGCTGGAGCGTTCAGAAGGAATTTGATTTTGACTCATACTGCAAATGGCAGATGAATCAGCTGTTCAGTGGTTTCCGGATAAAGGAAAAGGCCTCTGAACTGCATTCTTAA
- the meaB gene encoding methylmalonyl Co-A mutase-associated GTPase MeaB: protein MELAEKILNGDYRAIARAVSLIEDRKPEHRELMSRLYPHGGKAHIIGITGSPGAGKSSLVNGLLGEWRRQGKKVAVIAVDPTSPFSGGALLGDRIRMRDHEEDDDVFIRSMGTRGSLGGLSEACQDVVRVMDAAGFDLVIVETVGVGQSELDIMKTADTVVLVLYPSGGDVIQAFKAGIMEIADLFIINKADLPGVEQLKGELEDLIHITERTESWEPPVIQTVSTTKKGMKQVTDKAAAHHDYLFSTGMKTERRLSQKEQEVMRRLSERFFQDINPIIKQTFDQFSGGSGETQLIEEDPYDLAEQIYMIWRQGKSRQRGEG from the coding sequence ATGGAACTGGCTGAGAAAATACTGAACGGAGATTACCGGGCAATCGCCAGAGCGGTCTCCCTGATTGAAGACAGAAAGCCTGAGCACAGAGAGTTAATGTCCCGTCTCTATCCCCACGGGGGCAAAGCCCATATTATCGGAATTACAGGTTCTCCAGGAGCAGGTAAGAGTTCCCTTGTTAACGGGCTGCTCGGAGAGTGGCGCCGGCAGGGGAAAAAAGTTGCTGTAATTGCTGTTGATCCTACAAGCCCTTTCTCAGGAGGCGCGCTTTTAGGAGACCGGATCAGAATGAGGGACCATGAAGAGGATGACGATGTTTTTATCCGGAGCATGGGAACGAGAGGCAGCCTGGGAGGGTTGTCGGAAGCATGCCAGGACGTTGTAAGGGTAATGGATGCGGCAGGTTTCGATCTGGTGATTGTAGAGACAGTGGGGGTAGGGCAGTCAGAACTGGATATTATGAAAACGGCTGACACGGTAGTCCTTGTCCTGTACCCGTCTGGCGGGGACGTCATCCAGGCATTTAAAGCAGGAATAATGGAAATAGCCGATTTATTTATCATTAATAAAGCAGATTTGCCGGGAGTAGAGCAGCTGAAAGGGGAGCTTGAGGACCTGATTCATATAACGGAACGGACGGAAAGCTGGGAACCGCCAGTAATCCAGACTGTTTCCACCACTAAAAAAGGGATGAAGCAGGTAACAGATAAAGCAGCAGCTCATCACGACTATCTGTTTTCCACTGGGATGAAGACTGAGCGACGGCTCAGTCAGAAGGAACAGGAAGTGATGAGAAGGCTCAGCGAACGGTTTTTCCAGGATATTAACCCAATAATTAAACAAACGTTTGATCAATTTTCCGGTGGGAGCGGAGAAACGCAACTGATTGAGGAAGATCCCTATGATCTTGCTGAACAAATTTACATGATTTGGAGGCAGGGGAAGAGCCGGCAGAGAGGAGAGGGCTGA